The Rufibacter sp. DG15C region GGCCGGGCGTCTCAATCTCAGGAATGACTTTGATGTGGCGCGCCTTGGCGTATTTAAGAATCTCAATGAAGTCTGCCTTAGTGTAATGACCGCTACCGGTGGTATTGTTCACGTCTGGGCCAGAGGCGTAGGCAGCTTGCAAGAACTCCAGGTTATCCAGCGTGTGTCCGCGTCTTCCTCCTACTTGCGTAAGTTCTGGCAAACCGGCAATCTCCAGGCGCCAGCCTTCGTCGTCGTTCAAATGGAAGTGCAGGACGTTGAGTTTATACAGCGCCATCAAATCCAGCACCTTGAGCACCTGCTCCTTCTGCTGGAAGTTTCTGGCCACGTCCATCATAAAAGCACGGTGCGGAAACCTAGGAGCATCTTTTACCTGCACACCGTCAATGGTGACTGAGGTCTGCTTTTTAGCCAGCAGCAGGGGCGGCATCAAAGTTTTCAAAGACTGAATGCCATAGAACATACCAGCCGGTGAAGTGGCTGAAATGACAATTCCCGATGAGGCAACCTGCAACTCATAGCCTTCGGCACCCAAGCCCGCTTTCTTTTTCAGTTGAATGGAAGGAGCACTTGCTTCACGTGTCTGCGTTGTGTTCGGCTTCCCGAAGACCATTTGCAGATACGCTTCCAAGTGCTGCTGTTCATTGGCAAATTCTTTTTCAGAAGTAATTTTAGTGGCGGGTGTTAAGGTCAAAGAACTGCCAGTTTTAGTGTATTGCGCAGGCGTAGGAAATACCTTAGTCAGCTTGTCTTCCGGGATGTCTTGAATGACTTGGTTCTGGCGGTAGATGTCCTGCGCCTCTATCCAGCCCACTGCGTTTTTGGTGGGCTTCACGTAGTGCGTGCTGAGCGAGTAGCCTTTGGCTGGCTCCTGATCCCAAACCAGGTAAAAGCCATAAGGCGCCCGTGAGTCGTTGATGATTTGCCCGGCTGAGACCAGTTCAATGCTGATGGAGTCACCAGCGGCCACGGCTTTAAAATTCTCCGTTGGCACCAGACGCAACAAATCTCCGTTGATGGCCTCCACTTTTACCAGCCCGTTATTGTCCTTGGCTTTGAAAGACGGCGAACCATTGAAGTAGATGGTCCAGCCAGTGGCGGGCAAAGGAGCGTTGCCGGTGTTTTTGAAGGTCAGCGAGGAGAGCGACTGCGTTTTGCCCAGGTACTTTTCTTCCAAGACCTGAAAGGTAAGCTGAAGGTTGGCTTTGGCATTGAGTGAAGCAGAGGCAGTCTCCACCTTCTCCTGTTTTTGGGGACTGGGCTGTCCGCAACTCACCGTCCACACAGAAAAGAAACAACCCAGAAAACCAATCCAATACTTTGCCATGCCGTCTATCTTTTAGGGGGAAGAATAGGTAAAACTAGCAGTCCGTTTTTGGCCTGTTTCTCAGAAATCAAGCCAAAAACGGACCATTACAAAAATCTTGCTGCTACTTCTATAGTTTAGAAACGCCGCCAGAGACTACAAATTTCATCACCTCGCTGCTTGGTATTTCCAGAAACGTCACGCTTTCACGCGGCACCAGGAACAACTCACCCGAGAAGTTGTAAGAGTGCGGAAAGTAGACGGCCACCTTGTCTGGTAAATGCAGGGCGTCCATGGAAGTCTGGGTGATAAAGCCCAGTTTCAAGACATCCTGGAACTGCGTCATCTTCACCAGGACCGGCTGGTTGAACTTCTGGTTCTCGCCTACAAAGGCGTCAAACAAGTCTTTGAGTGAGGAGTAAATCATGCTCACCAGCGGCAGGCGGTTCATGATGCGCTCGGTGAGCACAAAGAACGGTTTGACCAAGAAAGACGAGCCGATGAAGCCCACCAAGGTGATGAGGAAAATCATGATGAACAGTCCCAGTCCCGGGTAATACAGCAGGAAGAGGTTGTCCAGCCAGTTCACAATGGCTACAATGATGTAGATGGTGAGGCTAATGGGCGCTACAATCAGGAAACCGTTGAGAAAGTATTTGAGTAATTTTTTCATGCTACAGGAAAGGTAAAGAAAAAGCCCCGACGAGCGGGGCTTAAAAATAGGGATAATCTATTATATTGTTTCGTTCTTATACGGCTACGGCCTCCTGTGCCTGAATAGCGTCTTTTACTTCCTGCATCAGCCACATGGGCGTAGACGTGGCCCCGCAGATACCCACCGAGGCGGCCTCCTTGAACCAGTCCATGTCCAGTTCCTGGGCGTTCTCCACAAAATAACTCTGCGGATTTACGCGCTGGCAAACGGCGTAGAGCGCCTTGCCGTTGGAGCTTTTCTTACCGCTCACAAAGATGACCACGTCATGCAAAGCGGCGAACTTCTCTAGCTGCGGTTCGCGGTTAGACACCTGGCGGCAGATGCTGTCATTGGCATCCAATGCTTCTACTTGAACACCAGAGGCTTGAGCGGCGGCTACCCGTTGCTCAATCAGCTCCTTCATGTGGTAAAAGCCCTTGGTACTTTTGGTAGTCTGGCTGAACAAGGTGATGGGGCGGCTGTAATCCAACTGGTCCAAATCCTCCTCAGTAGTAATGACAATGGCCTCGTTGCCGGTCTGACCGGCCAAACCAATCACCTCGGCGTGGCCTTGCTGCCCGTAGAGCACAATCTGACCGTTCATGGCCTTGTTGGAGTCATAGGCATGCTTGACGCGGTTCTGCAACTTGAGCACCACCGGACAAGAGGCGTCAATTAGCTCCAGGTTATTCTGCAAGGCCGTTTGATACGTTTCTGGCGGCTCGCCGTGCGCTCTAATCAAGACTTTGCAGTCCCGCAGTTCCTTGAGCTGGTCGCGGTCAATGATGCGCAGGCCCTTGTTGTACAAACGCTGCACCTCCATGCTGTTGTGCACAATGTCGCCTAAACAATAGAGCTCGGTTACTTCCTCTAGTTCGTCCTCTGCCATCTGTATGGCAAACTCCACCCCAAAGCAATAGCCCGAATTCTGATCTATGGTTACGTTCATCCTTACAATGATTAATGGACAATGATTCATGATTAAAAACCAGAAACAATTGACTTATTGGAACGGAAGATACGCTACTTACGCTGTACCTTTCTTTCAGTTAACTAACCTAATTTGCCTCTATTAAATTCCGGCTGGACTAATGATTAGTGAGTAATGACCAATGATGAATAATTGTCTTATTTACTATCATTCATTAGTCACTGATAAGTGTGCCAGTTTAGAGTCTACCAGGCGCATGACAAACTCCACCTGCTCATCAATGGTGATGTGCGAGGTGTCCAGTAGATGCGCGTCCTCGGCTTGGCGCAACGGGCTGTCCTCACGGGTAGAGTCTATGTGGTCGCGCTTCTTCAGGTTCTCCACAATCTCGTCAAAGGGCACCAACTGGTCTTTCTCAAAGAGCTCCTCCTGCCGGCGCTTGGCGCGGGTCTCCACATCGGCGGTCATAAATACTTTCACCTCGGCGTCTGGAAAGACTACGGTGCCAATGTCACGGCCGTCCATCACCACGCCGCGGCGCTTGCCCATCTTCTGCTGCTCGGCTACCATGGCGCGGCGCACGGCCGGTATCACGCTCACCTCGCTCACCATGTTAGATACGTACATGGTCCTAATCTCATCCTCCACGTTGAGGCCATTCAAGAAGACCTCGTTGCGGTGGGTTTTGGGGTTTCTATGGAAGGTGACCTCTATGTGGGCCAAGGCATCCTGTACTTTTTTGGGGTTGGTGAGGTCAATGTAATGCTCCAGAAAATAAAGCGTTACCGCCCGGTACATGGCCCCGGTGTCAATGTAGGCATAGCCCAGTTCTTTCGCCACCTGCTTAGCGGTGGTACTTTTACCGCAGGAAGAGTGCCCGTCCAGGGCTACTACAATCTTCTTCATACCAGTGCCTTGTCTACTAAAAAAAGGAAATTAACAATCTTTTGTGGGGCAGGGAATGGCCTTGCCCGAGCGTTGATGGCGCTGGTAGCTTTTCGTTTTCTTGCTTAGGGACGTCTTGCGCGTGCAGGCGGGGCTTACCGCTCCCAACAGCAGGCACCAGATTAAACCAAGCGAAAATATCTTTTTCAAAACCATTAACTTTGACTGCAAAGATACACGTTAAAGCCAGAACCACGAACCTTACATTTTTTATGTGGGTCCGATTCTGGCTTGTTTTTCCTAAAACTCCTCTAAACTGAAGGCTATGAGCACACGTCGTTTTTTCAAGGTAAGCGGGCACATTGTAGATGTGCTGCGCCAGGAAATCTACCAAGGCACCCTGGAAATCATGGACGGCACCATCACAGCCATCACCCGCGAATCCGTCTCTGAAACGCACTACATCTTGCCCGGGTTCATAGACGCCCACGTACACGTGGAGAGCTCCATGCTGGTGCCCTCAGAGTTTGCGCGCCTGGCCGTGCCGCACGGCACCGTGGCCACCGTCTCTGACCCGCATGAGATTGGCAACGTACTGGGCCTCAAAGGCGTGGAGTACATGTTGGACAACGGAAAGAAAGTACCCTTCAAGTTTTTCTTCGGGGCGCCGTCCTGCGTGCCGGCCACTCCGTTTGAGACCGCCGGCGCAGAGATAACGCCCGAAGACATTGAGGAATTGTTCCTGCGCCCCGAGGTGAAGTACTTAGCCGAGATGATGAACTGGCCGGGCGTCCTGAACGGCGATGACCTGGTGATGCAGAAAATAACCCTGGCCCAGAAGTTCGACAAGCAGGTAGACGGCCACGCGCCCGGCCTGCGCGGAGAACAGGCCGCCGCCTACGCCGCCGCCGGCATGACCACCGACCATGAGTGCTTTACCGCCGAGGAGGCCCTGGACAAACTGGCCGTGGGGATGAAAATTTTGATACGTGAAGGAAGCGCCGCCAAGAACTTTGACGCCCTTATTCCCTTGCTCAAAGACCACGCAGCCAGCATCATGTTCTGCTCAGATGACAAACACCCAGACAACCTGGTGGAAGGCCATATCAACGAGCTGGTCAAACGCGCCTTGGCGCAAGGCCATGACTTATTCCACGTACTGCAGGCCGCCTGCGTGAATCCCGTACAGCATTACAAATTGGAAGTAGGCCTGCTCCAAAAGAAAGAACCCGCCGACTTTATCATCGTCAACAACCTAGAGGACTTCACCATTCAACAGACCTACATCAACGGACAGCTGGTAGCCGAAAACGGCAAGACCAAGATTGACTTCACGCCCAGCGACATCATTAATAACTTCCACGCTCAGGCCAAGATGGTTGAGCAGTTCAAACTACCTGCGCAGCAAGCAACCAGAGTGAAAGTCATTGAGCCGTATGACGGGCAGCTAATAACAGGCTTGCTCACTGCTCAGGCCAAGATTGAGAACGGCAATATTGTCTCTGACGTGGCCAATGACGTGCTCAAGATGACCGTGGTGAACCGCTATGAGAACGCCGAGCCGGCCATTGCCTTCATCAAGAATTTCGGGCTGAAACGCGGGGCCATTGCGTCTAGCGTGGGGCATGACTCACACAACATCATTGCCGTGGGTTGTGATGATGAGAGTCTGTGCCGCGCGGTGAACCTGGTCATTGAGGCCAAAGGCGGAATATCGGCTGTTTCTGGGGAATCAGAGGAAATCCTGCCCTTGCCGGTGGCCGGCATCATGTCTGCGGAGGACGGCTATTGGGTAGCTGAACAGTATGCCAAGCTGGACCGCATCGCCAAGGAGATGGGCAGCACCTTGAACTCGCCGTACATGACCCTTAGCTTTATGGCCCTGCTGGTGATTCCGGCGTTGAAACTGAGCGACAAGGGCCTGTTTGACGGGCAGAAGTTTGCCTTTGTAGACGTTCTGGAGCAGAGCTAGCCAATTCAACAACTATTCTTTTGATAGGCAGTAAGCTAAAGGAGAGCTGGTAAGACATCAGCTCTTTTTTAGTGGATAAACGGTACAGAATTGGTCACAGAGATTCTCCTTTTCATAGTGGGCGTTTTGGTCAGCGCGTTCGGCACCCTCATTGGGTTTGGCGGCGGCGTGTTTCTGGTACCCATCCTCATCATCTTCTTCCAGTTTCCCATTGAGGTGGCCATTGGCAGTGCCATGTGCTCTTTGCTCCCGGCGGCGCTCATCACCTCCTTTTTTAGTTACAGAGAAAAGAACATTGACTACGTGGTGGCCTCGCTCATTCAACCATTTGCCATGCTGGGCACGGTATTAGGGGCTTTTCTGGTAGCCTACATTCCAGTGCTCCACATGCAGGCCTTGTTTGCCCTCTTCGTCTCAGTGACGGGTGTCTACATGCTGGTGTCGCATGTGCAGGCCAAGGCTAGAAAACAGGGCGTACTGTACCGCATCAACCGCATGCCCACCTCTTTCATCCGGAAGAACCACCAAAAGCACATTGCCTACCGCCTCAACGGAAGCCTGGTGTCCTTTTTTGGGTTGTGCACCGGCACCATGGCAGGTCTGTTTGGGATTGGCGGCGGATTTCTGCAGACGCCCATCATGATCAAGGTCTTCAAGATTCCTCCCCAGATTGCCATCTCCACGTCGCTGTTTCTGTTGGTCATCACCAGCCTCACGGGTATCTCGTCGCATTACTGGCTGGGGAACGTGGACTGGGTCAAAAGCGCGCCCTTGATGCTGGCCTTTGCTGTAGGAGCGGTGCTGGGCCGCATCCTCAAAAAGCAGAACCGCTTGCACCACCCAGAACGCATGATTGGGATAGGCTTATTGCTGGCGGGCGCCAGCGTCATTGCCCACATCTTCCTCAAGTACGAATTCAACTGGTAACCCTAAAAAGCCGTTTTTGGGCTGATTCTGTCAAAACAGGCCAAAAACGGCTTTTCTAATCTCTACTGCTGTTGCTCTGCCGGAAAGTACGCCTGCAGCACTTCTTCCATTTTCTCTGTGGTCAAGGGCTTGGTGAGGTAGGCAATGTTGCTGGCGGCGGCGCGCTCCGTGTCCTGCTTATGCTCTGAGGTGGTCAGGATGGCCAGCACAATATCTTTGGTGAACTCGGGGTCCAGCTTCTGAAACATCTGCAAAAACTCAAACCCGTCCATCACGGGCATGTTGATGTCCAGCAGGATGAGGGACGGCTTTACGTACTCAGGAGAGTTGGCGTCCACAATGCCCTGACTGATGGCGTACAAATAATCAAAGGCTTGCTTGCCGTTTCTGAACTCCCGTATCTGGTCTGTAACGTCCATTCGCGAGAGTAAACGGTTGTTCAGGAAATTGTTGGTGTCGTCGTCGTCTATTAGCAGAATGCCCTGTAACTTTTTCATACGCGTGCTGCGGTGGTTTCTGATGGTGATGATGTTGGTGCTGTATTGATAAAGGAAAGATAGAAGGTGGTGCCTTCGCCCACGGTGCTTTTCACTTCTACCTTGCCTCGGTGATTGTCCATGATGCGCTTGATGATGTAGAGGCCAATGCCGCTGCCCTCCACGTGGTCATGGAACCGCCTGAACAAGGAGAAGATCTTGCCCTCATACTGCGTGGTCTCCATGCCAAGCCCGTTGTCTTTGACCATGAGCCGTATAAACCTGTCTTGTTGGTCTGAGGACACTAGAATATGCAAAGGCCTGGACGGATCCCGGTACTTGATGGAATTGGTGAGCAAGTGAAAGAGCAGGCTGTGCAGGTTCTCCCTGGAAATGTATACTTCTGGGGCTGAGGAAAAGTCTGTCTCAATGGTATGCTGCACTTCTTTTAAGCGCTCGTCCAGGGTTTGCCGCACCTCGTCAAAAACCTCCTGAAATGACACTTTGCTTTGCTGGGCCTGCTCTGCGGGGCGTTGGATTCTGCTTACCTCAGAGAGGTTGTTAAGCTTGCGGTTAATCTGCTCCACTGAGTTATCCAGCCGGGAGAAAAGATTGGCCAGCACCTCATTGTTGGGGGGTAGTTCTTCCTTGATGGCGGCCACCAGACCCGCTACGTTGAGCACCGGTCCCTTTATGTCTCTGGAGGCGTAATAGACAAAATCATCTAAGTCTGCATTGGTGCGCACCAGCTCATAGTTTTTGGCGATGAGTTGTTTCTCGGCGCTTTTGCGGCTCTCCATCTCGCGTTCCATGTCGCGGTTGGCGGTGATGAGCTGGGCCGTGCGCTGCTGTACGCGTTGCTCCAGCTCCTGCTGAGTCTCGCGCAAGGCAACCTCGGCACGCTCCCTTTCCTGTATCTGATCACGAAGTTCTTGGTTAGATTTCTCTAGACGCTCTGGACTGGGAATGGCCAGCAGGTTGGGAATAGCCTTATACAGGGCCACCGCCGTCAGGATGGAGAACACGCCAATCACAAACCGGATGATCTGCACCGTCAGGAACCAGTCGCCGCTTCCCCACAAATTGAGGAAATGCACCCCGGCACCCAGTGCACCCAGCACCCCGAAGAGCATGAGCACCATCTTGCGCTGTTGGTCGTCTCGTTTTATGGCCAGGTAAAAAAGGATGCCGGCCACCACCAGGTAAGCGGTACCAGACAGGATTTCGCCAATAAGGAAAAGCCACTCATATTGGGGTGGGACAGCGGGCCGAACCTGCGCCAATGTGGGCAACGGCAGAAAGAGCAGTGAATCCATCTGGTTTACAATGTAGGATAAGAACGGCTAGCGTCAAAAGAAAGTTATGCTCCCTTCTTAGAAACAGACATTTGACCGCTAACATAAAAAAACAGGCTGACACGTGTAAACCGCATCAGCCTGTTTTTGAGGTATTTTCAAGAAATTAGGCCAAAAACGGCCTTTATGAATTCTTAGTCAAGGTAGCCTTGCTCCTTCATCCAGTCGTCATTGTAGATTTTGGCCAGGTAGCGCGTGCCGTGGTCTGGCAACACAATCACCATGGTGTCATTCTCCGTTAAATGCTCCTTGGCGTACTCCAAGGCGCCAAACACGGCAGAACCGCAAGACCAACCCACAAACAGACCTTCCTCCTTGGCCAGTCTCCTGGTCATGAGGGCAGCATCCTTATCGGTTACCTTGATGAAGGTGTCAATGAGAGAGAAGTCCACGTTCTTAGGCAGGATGTCCTCGCCAATACCCTCGGTGGCATAGGCGTAGATTTCGTTCTCGTCAAAGATGCCGGTCTCTTTGTATTTCTTGAACACAGAACCATAAGTATCTAAGCCGATGGCCTGGATGGCTGCGTTCTGCTCTTTTAGGTACTTAGAAATACCGCAGATGGTACCGCCCGTGCCCACGCCCGCCGCGAAGTGCGTGATCTTGCCTTCGGTCTGTTTCCAGATCTCTGGACCGCTGGTCTCATAGTGCGCCGCGGTGTTGGACAGGTTGTCGTACTGGTTAGGGTAGAACGAGTTGGGAATCTCCTGGTTCAGGCGCTTGGCCACAGAGTAATAAGAGTCTGGATGGTCTGGGGACACGTTGGTAGGGCAGACCAATACTTCGGCGCCCACGGCACGTAAGATGTCCATTTTCTCCTTGCTCTGCTTGTCAGACATAGTGAAGATGCACTTGTAGCCTTTGGCGATGGCGGCCAAGGCCAAGCCCATGCCGGTGTTGCCCGACGTGCCTTCAATGATGGTGCCGCCCGGCTTCAAGATGCCCGCCTTCTCGGCGTCCTCTACCATGCGCAGGGCCATGCGGTCCTTTACAGAGTTGCCCGGGTTAAAATATTCTACTTTGGCCAGAATGGTGCCTTTGATACCGTCTGTTACGCTGTTCAGCTTTACCAGCGGCGTGTTGCCAATGGCCTCTATAATGTTGTTTAAATACATACAATTGCGTTTTGTGCAGATTCTTAGAACCTGACACAAAGATAACCAAAAAATCCAGAAGGGTCAGAAAGGAGCGCTTACCAGCGCGGGTAGAAACTCACGGTGTCCCTAAAGAAACGGTTGTAACGCAGGCGCGCCTGTCTAATGGAGTCTTTCCTGAGGTTGTCGCGCTCAATGGCTTTCTGCAGTTCTTGTTCCTCTAATAGCAAGGCCACGCGGCGGCGCTGCTTGCCGTCTTTGGAAAACTGCTCATAGAAATAACTGAGCGGACTAGTCAAGAGCATGAGTGGGGACGGAGGCGCAGAGCTCAACGGCTTGGGCGGAATGATGACGCGCGGCACCATGGGGTTCATGCGGGGTTTGGGCGCGGCGGCGCGGGGCTTCATGTTTCTTAGCACACGGTCTACTTTCTCTGGCGTGGCCACGGGGCCTACCTGCACCTCTTTGAGCTGCACGCTTTCTTCCTGCAAAAGGATGTTCACGCGCAGTTCAGTTACGCTGCGCAAGGCCGGCACGTACAGTTTCTCCCGATAGCCCAGCGCCCTGAATACCAAGGTGTCTGTAGAGGCAATTTGCACCCTAAACCTGCCGGCCCCATCAGAAGAAGTGCCCAGCCCGCTCCTTTTCGTGAAGACAGAAACGCCGGCAATGGGCGTCTTGTCCACTTGCTTTAATACCTGGCCGCTTACCCACACGTAATGGTCCTGGGTTTGCGCAGACAGGGGGCTAACCGCCCACAGAGAAAAGCAGAAGAAAAAGAGAAGACGTAAATACTGGTTCATGCGGTGGAAAAGGTACAAAGGCGGCACCCTACATAGAAAAAGGCCTGCCTTTTACGGGCAAGCCTTTCAAAGATAGTAACAGAACGGTTACTCCTCTATCTTTATTTTACTGTCATCTGTCTTGACTTTGGTTTCATTGCCCTCTTTCTTGATTTTGGTGTCACCGGCTTTGATTTTGGCTTCATCACCTTCGCGTTTGGCTTTGGTATCACCTACTTTTAATTTGGCCTCGTCGCCGTCAATCTTCATCTTGTCACCGTCAGAGGTCTCATACTTGATGTCCTCTTTGTAGTATTTCTGGCGGTTGGTTTGGTAAGCCTTGAACTGCTCTGGCGTCAGAAAGCCTTTCAGCTCCAAGTCCACGTTGCTGTTAATGGTCTCCAGTTCTGTATAATATGCTTTGGGATGATCCGCTGGGTAGCCTTCTACGTCCTCCTCACTACTCATCATGGAGTCATCCCCAATGGTAGTGTCATAGGCCAGACCGGCGCTTACGTTTCTGCTGGAATAGGTACGCTCCAGCTCATCTACTTGGCGGGCTCGGTTGTAGTACACGGTTTTGACCCGTTCCTGGGTGGCAGGATCTAAGTGTAAATCTTCAGTGACTTGACGGGCCAGGCGGGTGGCGCGCTCGCGGTACTCGGCGTCATAGTTGTAGTTGGCGGCAGTGGTGCTGGTAGAATCCTCTCTGGTGGAGCCAGAGGCGGCGTCTGGGGTATCGCTATCGTTGGTGTTGGTCTCAGTAGACGTACCAGAATCCTCACGGCAGGCAGTAAAGGTCAGTGCCCCCGCTGCCAGGCATAGTAACATCAGTTTTTTCATGGTAGTAGCATTAAGTTGATGATGAGAGACTTGCCTACAGCAACCCCCACACCCTCCATACGAAACGCCCAGCCCATAGGTTAAATCACAATTGCACTCTCCTAAGGCGTGCCCACCAAAATAAGCATCACTTAAAACACTCTAACCGTCAAAACAATAAAGACAACAATCCGTTTTTGGCCTTATTTCTCAGAAACAGGCTAAAAACAGATTATTGAACTTTGTCCATATATTAACCTCGCTTAAATTCAAAGACGGTAATCTCTGGCAAGAAACCCACGCGCCCATGGTAGCCCAAGAAGCCCAGGCCCACGTTCACGTACAGGTACTGCTTTCCTTTCTGGTACAGGCCTGACCACTGCTTGTAGACGTATTGCACCGGGCTCCATTTAAAACCAGGTATGTTCACCCCAAATTGCATGCCGTGGGTATGGCCCGAAAGCATCAAATCAATGTCCTGGTATTTTTGGTTCACCTCGCCGTCCCAGTGAGAGGGATCATGCGAAAGCAAAATCTTCACCGGATATTCCTGCGTGCCTTCATAGGCCTTGGACATAATACCGTACTTAGGAAAATTCATGCGGTGCCCCCAGTTCTCTACGCCCAGCAAGGCTATTTTCTGACCGTCGCGCTCCAGGACGCGGTGCTCATTCAACAACAGATCCCAGCCCATGCGCTTGTGAGCGTTCTTGAGGTCGGCTAGGTTCTGTACCTTCTGCGCGGCGGTTTCCCATTGCATGTAATCGCCGTAGTCATGGTTGCCCAGAATGGAGAAGACCCCAGATTTGGCTTTGATTTGGCCGAGGGTGTCTACGTGCGGCTCTACCTCAGTGGCTACGTTGTTCACTAGGTCACCGGTAAACACCACCACGTCACATTCTTGCTGGTTGATGAGTTGCACGGCTTTTTGCAGCGGCTCCCCAGAATGAAAACTGCCCGTGTGCAAATCCGTGATCTGCAATAGCCTAAATCCTTCAAAGGCCGGCGGAAGGTTAGGAAACTTGAGCGTCACCTTCTTGATCTGGTAATCATAGGCTCCCTTCACCATGCCCCACACCAAGGTGCCCAGCGGAATAGCGCCCATCATCAAGGCCATCTGGCTCAGAAACTTATGTCTTCCTAGGTTAAACTTAGGGCTTTCTGGGCCTCTCACGGTGTTAGAGATAAGCTGCGTGAGCCGCACCAAATCATCCACTAATAAAAACAGCACAATGACCGCCTTGGAGATGAAGAAGATGAACAGGATGTTGGCCACCTGCATGCGCATGGGATTGGGCGCCGTACCCCGGGTGAACATGGCCAGCAAAACCGTTCCTAGCGTGAAAAGGCTCAAGGCCCAGTATATGAAGTAGGCGCTTTTCTTGAGCAGAGGAGTTGAACCCATCATCACCGTTCTCACCGCCTGAAAGACATACACGTCAATCAAGAGGATTAGGATGAGGGTTATAATTAATCGGGTCATAGAGAGTTTTAAATGAACAAGATAGCCTCTTTAAACGGCCACCCGCGTTCTGGTACGCGAAAAGAATACTGACGGTGAACTATTTCTAAGGCTCAACGCTTGATAGGACAATTTTAGCCTGATTTTTCTGCAAAAATAACCAGAAACCTTATGTCTACCGCCTACGCGCCTGCCCCGCTCACCATTAAATCTTGGGCCGAAGAAGACCGCCCACGCGAAAAACTCCTTTTAAAAGGCCGAGCCGCGCTTTCAGACACAGAACTGATTGGCATCTTAATCGGGTCGGGCACGCCAAGCCTAAGTGCCGTAGACGTGGCCAAGTTAATCTTGAAGGCCGTTGACCATGACTTAAACGCCCTGGCTAAACTCACCGTCAACGAGCTTAAAAAACACAAAGGCATCGGCGAAGCCAAGGCCATCACCATTGTGAGCGCCTTAGAACTGGGCCGAAGACGCAAGGAAGCTGCCGCCGTTCAGCTCACCAAAATCACCTGCTCCACCGACATCTACAACTACATGCGCCCGC contains the following coding sequences:
- a CDS encoding carboxypeptidase-like regulatory domain-containing protein → MNQYLRLLFFFCFSLWAVSPLSAQTQDHYVWVSGQVLKQVDKTPIAGVSVFTKRSGLGTSSDGAGRFRVQIASTDTLVFRALGYREKLYVPALRSVTELRVNILLQEESVQLKEVQVGPVATPEKVDRVLRNMKPRAAAPKPRMNPMVPRVIIPPKPLSSAPPSPLMLLTSPLSYFYEQFSKDGKQRRRVALLLEEQELQKAIERDNLRKDSIRQARLRYNRFFRDTVSFYPRW
- a CDS encoding ATP-binding protein produces the protein MDSLLFLPLPTLAQVRPAVPPQYEWLFLIGEILSGTAYLVVAGILFYLAIKRDDQQRKMVLMLFGVLGALGAGVHFLNLWGSGDWFLTVQIIRFVIGVFSILTAVALYKAIPNLLAIPSPERLEKSNQELRDQIQERERAEVALRETQQELEQRVQQRTAQLITANRDMEREMESRKSAEKQLIAKNYELVRTNADLDDFVYYASRDIKGPVLNVAGLVAAIKEELPPNNEVLANLFSRLDNSVEQINRKLNNLSEVSRIQRPAEQAQQSKVSFQEVFDEVRQTLDERLKEVQHTIETDFSSAPEVYISRENLHSLLFHLLTNSIKYRDPSRPLHILVSSDQQDRFIRLMVKDNGLGMETTQYEGKIFSLFRRFHDHVEGSGIGLYIIKRIMDNHRGKVEVKSTVGEGTTFYLSFINTAPTSSPSETTAARV
- a CDS encoding response regulator, producing the protein MKKLQGILLIDDDDTNNFLNNRLLSRMDVTDQIREFRNGKQAFDYLYAISQGIVDANSPEYVKPSLILLDINMPVMDGFEFLQMFQKLDPEFTKDIVLAILTTSEHKQDTERAAASNIAYLTKPLTTEKMEEVLQAYFPAEQQQ
- a CDS encoding metallophosphoesterase; this translates as MTRLIITLILILLIDVYVFQAVRTVMMGSTPLLKKSAYFIYWALSLFTLGTVLLAMFTRGTAPNPMRMQVANILFIFFISKAVIVLFLLVDDLVRLTQLISNTVRGPESPKFNLGRHKFLSQMALMMGAIPLGTLVWGMVKGAYDYQIKKVTLKFPNLPPAFEGFRLLQITDLHTGSFHSGEPLQKAVQLINQQECDVVVFTGDLVNNVATEVEPHVDTLGQIKAKSGVFSILGNHDYGDYMQWETAAQKVQNLADLKNAHKRMGWDLLLNEHRVLERDGQKIALLGVENWGHRMNFPKYGIMSKAYEGTQEYPVKILLSHDPSHWDGEVNQKYQDIDLMLSGHTHGMQFGVNIPGFKWSPVQYVYKQWSGLYQKGKQYLYVNVGLGFLGYHGRVGFLPEITVFEFKRG
- the radC gene encoding DNA repair protein RadC gives rise to the protein MSTAYAPAPLTIKSWAEEDRPREKLLLKGRAALSDTELIGILIGSGTPSLSAVDVAKLILKAVDHDLNALAKLTVNELKKHKGIGEAKAITIVSALELGRRRKEAAAVQLTKITCSTDIYNYMRPHLLDLPHEEFWIILLNRANAIMKKVQISSGGVAGTVADPKIIFKHALENLASAMILVHNHPSGQLKPSAADISLTKKLQEAGKVLDLPILDHLIFTDSSYYSFADEDML